The genomic stretch aaccatgctgggATTTTACGATTCTCTGATCAAACAGGCAAAGGTTCGTGGGGCTGCAAGTTTGACACAAAAATGCTGATCATGAGGAAAGACAGCTGCAGGAAAACGAGTCCCACCACCACAAAAATGTGAAGAGACGCTTCGAAGCCAGAGAGACCAAAGATTCTGCACCAAAATAAGGAAACCaaacctttctttctttcttttttttttttttttagaaaaagatAACATCACTCCGTATTTTTTCAAGCTTGCTGGACATCATACTGAACCACTGTAAAGCTGTCAGAGAAATTatatgctttttttctgttgtcaaCCAAAGCGTGCTTTTATGGAGTCAATTAGCCACAAATGATGAGCACACGTCACTTGTCTGGGAATGAATTACAGTACAACCCAATAAACACAACCGGCTTCGCGCTCTGCTCATCGTTGCCCCGATGAGGAGGAGGCGTCAAACTTCCCTATCCAACCATAAAGGAAACTCCGTGTTCGTTTGTGTTTCATCCTGCAAATCCATCTCCTCCAAGTGCTGCAGTGCTACAGTGTAGGGGGGAAGTGGGGTCATTGGTATTTCTGCTCTGACGTGCAAACCTGGACGTGAGCCCGGGGTGTGAAATGCAATTACATCGGGGCAAAAGGTTCGGATAAGCTGGGATGGCACGGGGGCCTGGATGTACAATGGAGCTGCTGTCAGATTCCACAGAGAAGTGCAGCCAAGGTCATCTTTACACAGGATTTTGTGTGCCCTCCACAGTCCTTAGAGCCCTTTTTGAAGGTGGAGAGCCACAGTCTTATCAAGTTCTtagggtttatttttgtttggttggttggctgggaaggtttcttttcctttttttttttttttttaagattttaataACAGATGggtaaactgaggcacagaaaggTGGTGTGACTTGCCCACAGTCGTTGGTAGACTTTGAACCCCCCAGGTCTTGCTCCCATCTGGGACAGAGCGAGAAGGAAGGGCTGTTCCCAAAGCTCCCTCCGCTTGTTCCCAGGGTGAGGAAAACCGTGTCTCCTCACGGGGCGAGGGGAAGGGCCGTCACTCTCAGTGGCGATGTCTGGTGGGGCGGGAACGGTTCCTGCCAGCTCCTGGGAGGCCAGGGAAGCGAGGAACCCGGCATGGAGAGGCAGGAGCCGGCGGGTCAGGCACTACAGGATGCACTCGTGCCTCTCCGTGGCTTTCAGGGCCTCGTGCATGCTGGCGGCTGAGAGCCTCCTGTTGATGTTCCTGTACCTGCAGCGCAGCAGGTTCCAGAAAGTAGTCCTCAAATCCCGGTTGAAGAAGGCATAGATGAGGGGGTTGATGAGGGAGTTGGTGTAACCCAGCCAGAGCAGAGTCCTCTCCAGCCGCAGCGGGATGCAGCTGCAGCGGATGCCGCAGATGAACGGCCGCGCcgtggacatcaggaagaagggCAGCCAGCAAAACGTGAAGGCCCCCACGATGATGCCGAGGGTCCTGGCTGCTTTTTGCTCCCGCTTGAAGATGGAAATGTTCTTGCGGTCTTGCCGGAGCAGCTTGGAGAGCGTGGCGCATTCCTCCACGGCTTTGGTGCGCCGGGAGCTGTGGTGGGCACGGCTGGAGGCCTCGAGGCAGTAGACGCCCTCCTCCTCGTAGTGCTTGGGGAAGTTCATGAAGCGGTGCTTCTCGGCACTGACCTTGGCCGCCTTGTAGATGCGGCTGTACATCACCAGCATGACGGCCATGGGGATGTAGAAGGCCACCCCCGTGGAGTACACGGTGTAGCCGAAGTCCTGGCTGATGAGGCACACCCGCTCCACCGTCACGTTCTGGGCCCAGCCGAACAGCGGAGGGAGGGTGATGGAGGCTGACAGCAGCCACACGATGAAGACCATCTTGGCCATCAGCTTCCCGTTCTGCCGCACCGGGTAGGTCAGCGGCCGCGTGATGCCCAGGTACCTGCGGGAAGGAGGAGTTGTCAGGGGTTAGGAGTGGGTGATGTTGGGGGTGGTTGTCGCTCCTCATCAGCTTTTGATCCTCACGGGAAAATTTTGGCCCTCAGAGGGGATGAGAAATGAATTCACCAAATGAAGATCTCCCCGGGGATGTGCTCACTTGGCTGAACACCCCAATTTAACTGTCTCCCAACCGCTTTCTTGCAACCACCCCAtgcatggaatcacagaatggtttgggttggaaggggccttaaagcccCTCTCattccacgggcagggacaccttccactatcccaggttgctgcaagccccatccagcctggccttggacacttccagggttggGGAGTCCATGACACGAGGTGTCATCGAACTGCTGAGTTCTGAACCCTGCATGGTCTCCTGgggaataaaaatgcttttaaaagcttCATTTTCAGGAATAAAAAATGCTTCAAGAAGCTGGTATTTCCACCAGAACTATTCTGTACAGAAAACATGCAACAGCTTCCAGCCATGGCACGTAACTCACTCCAGAGTGTTGCCCTTCCCAAGGAAACACCCAGGAGTGGGGTGGGTGATGCACAGAGGGATGTGCCACGGGATTGACTCCAGATGAAAGGAGTAACTCCTAGCAGTGTTTAATGGGAAGTAGGAAGCCCAACACCCTTCTCTTATTTGTTGGTGAAGAAATACAGCCTGCAGCCAAGATGGCCCTGGGAGAGCAAGAAGTAATCTTGCTTTTGGGAAGACTTAAAGATGTGTCTGGATGAGCCCTGCAAGCAAAGCTGGAGATTGGATGAAGCTGTTTGGGGGCACTTTTTGGGCCCCTCatgacaagaaagacattgaggggctgaagggaagggaatggagctggggaaggggctggggcaccaggagtggctgagggagctgggaaaggggctcagcctggagaaaaggaggctcaggggggaccttgtggctctgcacaactccctgaaagtTGTTGACCTCTGGAAACTAAAATAGGAATGACCCCAGCAGCTGGAGCCATCTGCTCGCTTGCACAGCCTGTAGCTGCCAAAGTGATGGAGTCCAGCCCTCCATCAAGAGGAAAATGAGTGGAGTTCGGAGTAAGAGATCCCCAAAACACCTGGCGACCCCCAGATTCCCCAATCCTGACACGTGGGGTTAGGAGTTACCTTCTTTTGCCTGAAAGGAGCTGGAGGCTGCACCAACGATCAGCTCCTGGTTGTGCCATGGGGTGTAAAACGTGAACCATCCTCAGTCTTTTATTGGGAGGGTTTGTGTGATTAAGAAATTGTGTCAACTGTTGGTAAATTGGAATTGTAGAGCAATAAATCAGGGGGGAGCTGGCCGCTGTCAGCCTGTGCTTCTCCCAGAAAACATCTGCCCACTCCTCAGCTCCAATCAATCCAGCAAAAACCTCAAGCCACTCCATATGGATTTCTGGTACATTACAGCCTTTTGGATTCCAAGCTCTCGCTGCCAGGAATTTTTAGGCAGGAACACCTCACCTCTTAATTGTTCTTGGATAAATGGTGTCACACCAGAGGGGCagtgagagcagcagctctgtgagtattttctgctgaaagctgaacaaaaaagagaaaatatctgTGGAGAATTTTACCTCTGCTgcatcattttttttctggcagtcAGCCTCATTGTAAGTGTTAGGAgattttctcttccctgattatttcccttttccagATCCTCCCCCAAGATTAGAAgatggaaataaaatataaaaaaaaatctaatttctcCTCCCCTCCTGACTGCTAAATCAATTGAGAGACTAAAGTCTTCTCCCCTGCCTCCCTGATAAAATGATTTTGAATTCATTCCCTGAGTTAttctttcctggttttcctctgtatttttttcGAGCTGGCCTTAGtcacaaaacccaaccaaaactcTCTGGGACCATTTATGTCcagagaatcccaggatggtttgggttggatgggaccttaaagatcctcccattccaaccccctgccatgggcagggacaccttccactatcccaggctgctccaaaccccgtccaacctggccttggacacttccagggatggagcatccacggcctctctgggcaacccatTCCTTCCTGATAGTCCTTGATGCAACTAGACTGGGAGAaaaccctgctctgctgctgcaattCCCAAAttaacaccccaaaatcacccctcTGTAGAACCAAGCCAAGAACTTTGCCAATACATCCGTGCTGTGTGGTGTGCTATCCTCTCTTATGCCGTTACCGGGTTTCTTTGGAAGCCAATCCGCCCAGGATTTGCTGAAACTTCAAGGAATTTATGTGCTAGCCAAGGAAAACGAGGTTTAACAAGCAGGCAAAGCAGGCAAAGCTGACACATTTCATCTGCGGGTGCCTCGTGAAGCCGCTGCTGGAGGAAACGGGGCCGTTTTGAGGTCTTTGTAATAATTTTGATGCGAGCAGGAAGCCCTCAAAATAGGGCAGCGTTTGCAGGAGGCGAGGTAGCACTGACAGGCGGTGGAATTTGAGTGGAATTCTCtccctttgaatttttttttttactttttctctgtgtgtgtcatGCTGCTGATCAAGTTTAGGGGTAACCGGGTAACAAAAGGCAATTCCCAGAGCAGCGATTTACGGGCACTTGGTGTGGGTTTGTAGGGACCCCGCTGTGCTGAGCTGATGGTGCAGCCACTCATCCCAGGTGCAATAAATTCCTGCCACATCCCTGATCCTGCAGATCCCAGCCCTTGGTTGTGGGGTGGGAGATctgccccaggcagggctgcacctgcAATCCCATGGGTGAGACAATTCAGAGCGTTTATTCTACACTCAACGGGAagcatggaatgggttgggttgggagggactttaaatcccatccagttccacccctggggctgggacaccttccactatcccaggttgctccaatcCCATCAGACCTGGCcgtgggcacttccagggatccaggggcagccacagccctgccagggcctcaccaccctcacagggaagaattccttcccagtatcccatctaaccctgcccttgTCCTGTCTTTACATTTCCTGAGGAAAGGTCCCTCTGTGGCTTCCCTGTAGGCCCCCTTCAATTGTTGGATCACTACCTCAGGGATTCCATaataaaaacaacccaaacctcTCTGAGGTGTCCCTTTCTCCACCCTGCAGCTGGTGAACTGGGAAAAGATGGATCTCCACTCACACAGGAGGACAAATGAGCCCACAATTAGGGTTTCCTTGACCCCACAGTTCTACCACAATTCCATGCCTCCTCTGCAGCCCAGTTAAGCTCCTTCCCTGATTTCCAAGCTgatgcttttccttccccatcccactgaaGGAGAGGGGGATGCAAAAGGCAGCTGGAGGCTGCCACACCTGCCCATGGCCCTCAGTCAGAGCTGGTGGAGCATCCCAGGGCTCCATCCCAGATACAGAGCAGGGATCCACCTGCCTGGGAAACATTTGGATGAAGAACATGGGAAAGGCGATCCAGCAAAACGCTGTGCAGGTTTCATCCCCCTGACTTTTGGGAAGCGTCCTTTTACTGAGGATGACCCCAGTTTGGAGCATGTAATctgattttgggtggaaaataCTTGCCAGGGAGATGGGAgagccccagcagggctgcctgGGTAATGGATGGAGAGTTTTTTCTCTGCTAGGAAAGCCAGAAATGATGTGTGGGCTTTGGGGAGCTCCTTTTGTCAGCTCCTTGGCATTTTTAGGGAGAGATTCATCAAAGCTGAGCAGAAAAaggaggggatttttttgttgttgttgttggtttgtttttggtttgtgaCATTAAAAAATCTGCAACATTGGCAGGCTTTTACATCAGGAAAATATAAGAGGATGATGGATGtttccagcatttttcttttctgatttcaAAGGAAATCAATCAAATCTCGCTTCAGACAAGATTAGTTCTACCAGCTTCAATCGAGAGGCTTTTAGGAAGCGCTCTGCATTAATAATCAATAACAACAGCCTACATTTTAATAGTCCTCATCATCCTGGGCAAACCAAGTCGCTTTTCCATCTAAGCTAAGCAAAAATATGAGGACACTTCAGCCATCAATAAAAACAGAGCCTCCTCCTTGGCAGGAGCAGGCCTGACAGTGCTGACCAAGTTGGATTCAGGACAGAAGTAGAGGAAATACTTCCGAGAAGCACCAGggcttttcctcttcttccttgcagggcaggaggaagagCTGGTCCCCACCactgggggaggtttgggttgATGCCTCACTGAGATAAGGATTTAATCTCTTTTGGAGCTGGTTTTTCAGGGACTCTGCGagctcagctctccctgtgctTTCGCTTTGTGGTTGTGTCAGCACAGAAATTGAGAATCGTGCTTTTGGAGATGTTCCCGTCAAGAGTTCAACCAAAAATCCTGCTCGTGCCAGGCTCAGGGGGGAAGTGGAGATCCAGGCATGATCCTGGATCCTCAATCTGCCTCCATGCACTGCCTGAGGGTGCTGGGTGGATGTGGAGCAGTGATGCTGCACGGGATGCTTGAGACACTGCCCCGGGACGACTCACACGACTCCCAGCCCATTCCTGGGGATCCTTgaggggaaaagcagcaggacagtgccccagtcacctcttcctctaATGTGCACCAGAGGACATCTCAATAATTCCCTTTCTCTCCTCAAGCCCCAGCACAGACTGACCCCACAAGGCCCCTGCACTGTCAGGTTGTCCTTCCTCCCACCCAGAGCTgggtgggcacagctggggggggACTGTCCAgtcccttccctctgctcaaTCCTggctgttttctcctttcccagctggaaaTACATTCCAGGAAACTGCCCTGCAACCACTCAACTTCCCCACCAGGCCTTTGGTGAGGGGAGGATGAAGTTCTGGGGGCAAACTGATCATGGTGCAGTTCCTGTGCCAGCACGAGGGACAAGCCCATGCCAGAAAATTCAGACTCTGTGGCAGTCCCTTGGGACAcagcttttccctccctcctacCTTCCCAGGAAAGACAAACTCAGGATCTGCCTGCACTGTGTCCTTGGATATGGATCTGCTCCCCGGAGGGACATGATGGATGAGTGGAATCAATGGCAAGGATTTCTGGGGAAAGGTCTGTcctatttttctgtgtgtttggaAAAGCCTTGCTCcaaggggtgggatgagatgggatggggttggttggttgggaaaggaggggaaggaaatgggaagagaaagggaagaggaaggaaaggcgaagggaagaaggaggaaaggaaaaggaaaggaaaaagaaagggaaaggaattgCATGTATTGGGGTCTTGGGGActtgggatggggtgggaggggttgTTGACATTCTTGGctaagaaaaaatgaaaggggaaagggggaagggggaaggcgaaaagggaaagagggaaagagggacagagggaaagagggaaagagggaaagagggaaagagggaaagaggggaaaggaaaaggcaaggcaaggcaaagcaaggaagagggaaaataaaggaaaaaagaaaaggagaaggaggaggaggaggaggaggagaaggaggaggagaaggaggagaaggagaaggagaaggagaaggagaaggagaaggagaaggagaaggagaaggagaaggagaaggagaaggagaaggagaaggagaaggagaaggagaaggagaaggagaaggagaaggagaaggagaaggagaaggaaatttTAAAGCAGAGCCAGTCTGGTCAGTGTGTAGCCActtccctgctcctcacccaCCGGGAAGAAGCACTGACACATTTCATTCCTTCATTTCATCCCTTCCCTCTCACAGAGTCAGCCTCctgccagctctgagcacacctgctctttttttccaacaggaaaattatataaataaagCAAGTTCAGCAGAAGAGCTGGACTCTCTCTaacagcagctctgagctgcccGGGGCTGTGGatctgcagctcccaggggagcAGTGGCTGGTGGGGAAGAAGGCTTCGGAGCAGGACTCGCTGCTGGCGTGCCCTGGGGGGGATGTCAAGCAGCAGCAGGGTTTTCTCTGTCCCTTCTGCTTCTCTGTCACCTGCTGTCACACCtgcggaggtgagcggggaggtGGCACAGCTGAAAGGGCACATGTCACATGTGGGATGTGTcctttccctgagctgctgctcccgaagcagcccagcccagcagtgccagctcagCCCAAAGCGACCCCCCGAGAAGCCAGCACACGTCAGCCCCGGCCACCGGCTCGTCAGCGCGATGGCCCCGATGACGCAGCTGCTAAAATTAGAGCCACCAAGGTGCTGACTTGTCCAAGCCTGGCCACTTTGCCAGGCAGGCTTAGCCTTTCCCTCCCAACCCCAGGTGTGGGAGGTGAAGCCAGCAAAATGCGCTCACGGGGCTAAACCGGTGGAATTGGGATCTTGGGATGGGGTGTGGGGAGCTGCTGACATCCTTAGCCAAGGCACGagtccaggcagcagcagagaatccCGCAGGACTGGCTCCAGAAGCCCTGGAACCTGGATTTCCAAAGtgcagctgggtttttttttttgctttcttggaCATGGCCCAGGCACCTTCCACGGAGGAGGCCAGGTGCTGTTCCTCAAGAACAATGTGAAGCAGCTGCCAAAAGGGGGAAGACTGAGGAAGTAACTTAGGGAAGTTACTTGAGAAAGCACCCTGAGCCCAGCTCTTCCAAAGGCACTGAATTCCCACAGAAAACCCTCATCCCCTGGGAAAAAACACATGCAGAAGCACTGATCCAACCAGGAACACGATTCCAGCGGCTGCCAACCTCCCGACACACCCTGGTACCAGAGCCCACCCGGGCGCAgggcagcagcccagccctgcctcaccTGTCCACGCTGATGATGCACAAGGTCATGATGGAGGCGGTGCAGCACATCACGTCCATGGCGATGAACACGTTGCAAAACACCTTCCCAAAGAGCCACTCGCCCCCCACCAGGTCCGTGATGGTGACAAAGGGCATAACAGCGAAGGCCACCGACAGGTCGGCGGCGGCCAGGGACACCACCAGGTAGTTGGAGGGCTGCCGGAGCTTCTTGACGATGCACACGGAGATGATGACCAGCCCGTTGCCGGCGATGGTCATGAGGATGATGATGGAGAGCACGGCCCCGATGACGACCTTCTCGGTGTCCCCATAGAGCAGGATCTCCTCGCCGCAGTCCGTGGCGTTGGTGAGGTTGGAGGGCGGCAGCTCGGGCTCGGCTGGGGCGGGGGGTTCCTCAGTCATGAATGGATTCGGGAGCGGTTCCCGAGCCGGCCGCTGCTGCTCCGCGCTCTCCACCAAGAGAAGGTGCTGCTCCAGAAACCTCCTGGGGCTGGCCCTCAGCAGCATGCTCCGAGCTCGGCACGAGCGCtcccccagcagtgacacctCCAGCGACAAACCAGAGCATCTTGTCACAAACAGGGCGAAGAAAATCAAATATCCTCTCATCCTCTCCCCCACCGTCACCACCCCCCTCCACCCCTCTCAGCTCTTGCCTCCCCGAAGCTGCGGCTGGATCTCACGTGCTCGGCAGGAAGCCGCTTCCCAAGTCTCCTTAAGGACACGCATTTTGCCGGGGGATGCTTGGAGGAAGCCGCTCTCCActtgggaaggagcagggaccGCCTGCAGCATCTCCCTGATCATCCATGTGCTTTTCCAGGAGAGAGAACGGGTTGTGGACTGTGTTTTCCTGCCGAGCTGTGCCTGCTGGGTTTgcgcttctcctctgcatccaTACATTTAATCCCATGCGGAGCCTCCGCTGTGGATACGGGAGCGGATGCGACAACACGAGCCACAGCACAGTGCGGGCACAGCCCCCGCCGGCTGCGTCCCCTGCCCGTGGCACGCACAAACTTCAAAGCCGGGACTGCAAACCCTGCTCCTGGCATGCAGTGGCCACGCACGGGCTGTCAGTAGCCACGGGATGGCAGCGGGAGCGCATCCATCGcatgcagcacccccagggtaCCACGCACAGCCCAGGCATCCCAGCTCGTTCCCGGAGCCTGAGCATTCCCACCACGCACAGCAGAGAGGCTCGGAGAGCCGCGGCCGCGCTCCCACCCCCGGGATTCCACCCCTGCAAGTCTTTCCCGGCCATCCGCACGGAAACTTCAGGGCAGGGCTCACCCCTGGATGCTCCGAGCATCATGCACAACCtgcatcctctttttttttttgttgttgttgttgttgttttgtttcaaaccccattttccccttgaagttttgtttcaATCCAAGGCGGATtgcagccccctcctcccctttaCAGCATCCCCCGGCTGGGGCCATGGGGGTCCCGGAGTTACCTGTGCCGAGGGGGTGAGACATCCTCCAGGCGAGCCCCTGCGAGCTCCGGGCAGGCGAGGAAGCAAAGAGCCACCCCCGGAGCATCCTTCTCCCCTCCCCGCCTCGCCGGTCCCTCCTACcgccctcccctctcctctgccgGGCAGGGACCCAGATGGTCCCCGGCT from Aphelocoma coerulescens isolate FSJ_1873_10779 chromosome 4, UR_Acoe_1.0, whole genome shotgun sequence encodes the following:
- the LOC138109197 gene encoding 5-hydroxytryptamine receptor 7-like — encoded protein: MLLRASPRRFLEQHLLLVESAEQQRPAREPLPNPFMTEEPPAPAEPELPPSNLTNATDCGEEILLYGDTEKVVIGAVLSIIILMTIAGNGLVIISVCIVKKLRQPSNYLVVSLAAADLSVAFAVMPFVTITDLVGGEWLFGKVFCNVFIAMDVMCCTASIMTLCIISVDRYLGITRPLTYPVRQNGKLMAKMVFIVWLLSASITLPPLFGWAQNVTVERVCLISQDFGYTVYSTGVAFYIPMAVMLVMYSRIYKAAKVSAEKHRFMNFPKHYEEEGVYCLEASSRAHHSSRRTKAVEECATLSKLLRQDRKNISIFKREQKAARTLGIIVGAFTFCWLPFFLMSTARPFICGIRCSCIPLRLERTLLWLGYTNSLINPLIYAFFNRDLRTTFWNLLRCRYRNINRRLSAASMHEALKATERHECIL